The genomic DNA gactgggggcttgaattgagaTCCTTGTTTATTGTAAGATATGTGTTCagtcagttgtgccaccaccaggctccttaAATAATTGCTGTTATGCTGCAACAAACGGGCCTTTTCTCCTACTCTCCTACCTGCTTTCAAAAATCCTAGAGATTTATGGGCATATTTGAACAAGTAAGAGAGAACTTCTAGCCCAGAAGATCTCTGGGTCCTAGTACGAACTTTGAGAATCCCATGGATGTGTTCCTACATTCTTCACTCCAAGTCACTTTAAGAAATTTTCCCGAGTATGTCTGAGGTGAGGATATTGAGGCAAGGTAATTAGGAAGGAGCTGATGGTCAGGGACATGCAGAATGTCTCTGAGATCTGTGCTGGGGCTAGTCAGTAAAGCTTTGCTTGAAACCCTGAATACAGATCGGAATCTACCTCATCCCAATAGCAGAAGGTAGAAACTTAACTGAATGTTGTGTTGAAGGACAATTTAGGCTAGAGGCACCAGAAaacatttttcctcccttttaaTCCTTAGCACCTGCTTGATGATCGAAGACACTATCAGCTCAGCCTTAAAGAAGcagcttagttttcttttttaaataattatttatttgttcccttttgttgccattattgttttactgttgtagttattattgttgtcattgttggatagggcagagagaaatagagagaggaggggaagacagagaggaggagctaaagatagacacctgcagatctgcttcatcgcttgtgaagcgactcccctgcaggtggggagccaggggctcgaactgggatccttatgctggtccttgagctttgcaccatgtgctcttaactcactgtgctactgcctgactcccataagcagattcattttgatggtgtgcATCAGGGgatgtatttctctttctttcttcccttttcttttttcttttctctcattcagCAACTGTCTGGGCTTTAGGAAAACCCACCAATCCTTTGAGTTCTTATCAAACTAgacatatcatttaaaaaatattatttaggtTTGCAAAGGGAAATTATTTCATTGTAATGGTATGTATTCTCAGATAGAGTACAATGGAAAGTAGGTACCTAGGTTTACTAAGGTAGTAATGGGTGATTTCTATTGGGAACTTTGCCTCTAAGGAACCTAAGAAGTGGGAAGGAGAACTGGGAGTGGCAGAGAGGTCAAGGTAGTGCACAGACATTTTCTTTGGCAAAAGAAAGAGCTGCCAATCTTCTTTAaagtaaaaagagaaggaagtcTTCTTCCTTAGAATCTAGGGTAAGCACTCACAGTTTAAAATAATCAGCATGGGGccctggtggtggtacatctggttgagcacatacattacagtgctcaagaatacaggttcaagctaCCATTCCGCacatgcagggggcaagctttcagagcagtgaaacagtgctgtgagtgtctttctctccctctctagttctcactttcctcttgatttctctgtgcatCTATcaaatagatagattagataggtagatagatagatagatagatagatagatagataaaaacacTCAGCATAAGCAAAGAGGTCTTGTGAAGCCCACTGTCCAGATGTCTTCAGTACCTCAGCAGCCCATCTACATCCTGAACTGAGGAGCACAACCTCATTCTTTTCTACTCCGTACAAATTGTTCCTTTGATCACTTTGCCTCTATGAAGTCCAGCCTGTCTCCAGTTTACTATATTGTAGATTGATCTGTCTGGGAACCTCCTTTCCCCCAGAAGGTGATACTCTCTGAGAAAAAGTCATGCCTTCACAACTGCTACCAAAACCTGCAGAGGAACAAATCTGGACACCACCTAATTGGATGTGCAACGAGGGAGAGATGAGCATTTTCTGTGTAAGTGGCTCTTTTCAAAGCAAGAGGCAGCTAAAGAGAGTCGTCAAAGGATCTTTTAAATGTCCTTGTTCCTTCTAAATGGAAGAACTTGGCTTCAGTTCTGGAAAGATGGCTTACAGGGGAGGGAGCAGGGTCACATTCATGAAAGGTTTACTCACATGCTGAAATGTGGAAATACCTTGAAAGTTGTAAAAAGGTGTACTTCCGAGGATGCTTGTGTAGCATCAGGAAAATTTTTTGGATATCAGAGAGTCCGAGTCTGTTTTCATCTTGTTGCAAGTGTCATCGGCTTTGGCTTAGACAACTTCTGAGAAAGATGCTTGCCTTGGAGGTATGAGCACTAGAATGACAGCTCAGGGTGCTTGACAGCAAATGACAGCAAGAAGCGGAGGAGAGTAATCGGTCTAGGCTTCCCCATTACTGAAGTGCTGATGGGGCCCCGGGGACAGGGCCCGCCTTGgggagtagggggtgggggtcagaCGCTGTATCTGGGCTAAAGCCAGGTCTGAGGGCAGGTGGCCAGAACTTGGAAGGAATTTTCTTCCGCAGCCCAGGGTCCAGGCAGGCCCCAGCAAGCTGCCCTGCCAGCCTCTGCTGCCTGGGGCTTCGTACATTCCTCGCCCCCGCCCCCCTCCGCCCCTCTCTGGGTctcgccccctcctcctccccccaccagctGTCCCCTTTCCCTGGAGCTGCTAGACAGCCGGAGCCTGGGAAGAGGCAGCCTTGGGCGGGAGGGGGCGTGGTGGGtaaggggaggaggggcaggggtgaaGGGATAAGGAGGCCCCGTGCGCGCCCCCAGCCACTGAACTGCCTGCTGGAGCGCTGGGTAAAGCTGTGGTATCCCGCTTGCTTCCCCAGCCCCAAGGGGGAAAGGTCAGCGTCCTGGAGCCTCCGTGTCCCTCCCCGTCAGCCATGAACTGCAGCGAGAGCCAGAGGCTGCGAACCCTCCTGAGTCGCCTGCTGCTTGAGCTACACCACCGGGGCAACGCCAGTGGCCTAGGCGCCGGCCCAGGCCCGAGCATGGGCCTGGGGGTCGTGCCCGACCCCTTCGTGGGACGCGAGGTGACCAGTGCCAAGGGCGACGACGCCTATCTCTACATCCTGCTCATCATGGTCTTCTATGCCTGTCTGGCTGGAGGCCTCATCCTGGCCTACACCCGTTCCCGCAAGCACGTCGAGGCTAAGGACGAGCCGTCCCATGCCTGCGCTGAGCACGAGTGGGTCCCAGGAGGCACCCCAGCCGACGCCGAGACTGCAGCCGGCTCTCCAGCTGAGGGCCGCCGCCAGCTCGCTTCTGGAGGGCTTCCTGCCCCTCTGCATGGCATCGAAGGGGTCTAGCACCACAGCCCCTGCTGCTTGCGGGcgccctcttcctcttcttgctTCTGCCTGGGCGCAGCGCCTCCCCATTTTCCTTGCTTTCTACTTCCAGGGATTGCCTTACCTGAGGCCTGGACAGTGATGAGATGCTAGGAAACTTTGTATGGGAGACCCTAGCCTCTCCTGGCCagattctctcccccctctcctccatGCCTTCATCCCTAACACTCACCCCCATCCCACAGCACCCCCTACCTCCATTGCGCTATAACTGCCTCTGCTCTTTTATTTTAAGACAGCCCTGACACCAGCTCCAGGCCTTTGGGAACTGAATCCAACACGTCCAACACTTGGCATCAAACTGAAGCAGCGATGTCTAGCAGAACTCTGGGCCGTCTAACTGGCAGCTGCTCCAGGGACTGCTCACTCTGCAGAGCTGCCAGGCTGGCTGCAGCAGCTTCCTGTTGCCTTAGGGACAAcgacaaagaaaatgaagaggctTCAGacatctttcttctccctccctctttcagcAGGGAGCTAGCAGGACACTAAGACCTGTCTCTGGGTTAGAATGGACTTAATGGGAACTGAAGGGTGTTGGGGCCtgaaagggagtggggagagcTGTGACCCCAATTTATGGGTTTTATCTTTGCATCCAGTTGTCATCCCAAAGGTAACTTGCTGTGATTTCTAGTAGCTTTGTCATCTTCTGCTCTGGAAAATCATAACTGGGTCTATCACCCCGATACTTGCATATATCTTTTATATACTGGTTCAGTGTCTATGGCATCTGTCAACTTCATACATGGAATCAAAGGCTCAATATCCCCTGACTTGTAATTGGGGGAATGTCAAGAGGCAAATAATAAAGATTGTTTAAACACTAACCTATGATTCTTATCTCCAAGATCCCAGCCTCAAGATTCTATGCTATTTACAAAAGGGTTACTCTACCCTGTTTTAAAAAGGTCTTGTGGATTTAAGGACAGGATTGCTCTGATATCTTGATATATATTGAATTTTAATGCAGTTACTGATTATAGGAAGAAAAGCTTATTTGATGAGATCAGTGTTTCAAAAGTCATAACTGCTTTATTACTTTCCTCTTCCCTTGATTCTTAAGCACTTTCAAATATCACAGTGCTAAATAGGTTCCCTAATTTTGCAGTTTTTTCAAGATatacttacaaaaaaaaatcaaatttaaatgGTAGAAGCTACCTTTGTACCTCTCCAAGAagtggtgtctgaaaagagtgaAAGCTACTAAGCTGCGTAACTTTTAGTCTCATATCTGCTTTTTAAAAGTCATAGATTGCTTAAACTAAGCAGTTTTAACTGGTGATGGGTAAAGTTAGAAACGTATATATGTGGGTTTAGTTTCTCTGTTTCAAGAAACTTGCTCAATGAACGTGAAGCTGATTTGCTTAAATAAGTAGGTTTCTCAGTAATAGCATGCAGGTCAGTCAACATTACATGCATTGATAATAAACAATCAGTTCAAGTCAGTGGCTTTGACCTTGTTGCCCATCTAGTATTTCACTGGAGCTattaataagttaaataaaattaactttcatTCCCAGGATTCACTCCCTGTAGATATACTTGTTTTGTCCCACTGGCTCCTCTCTAGTCCTAACTTCACTTGGAGAGTTTCCCCCTCTCCTTGTAGGTGAGGGGAGGCAGAGATTGGGCAATGGTCCAAGATaatcaaaggggaaaaagtggatgCTGAGAGAACCTCAAGGCTAGACAAGGAGGCCAGAGTGAGATATGGAGGGAGTGCATAAATATTCAACTATGTTAGGTAGTATGCAGGAGACCAGTTCCCAACCCTGTGTTTCAAATACAACAATATCCTGCATTTATTTGGCATCTCTGGGAACAAAAGGTTGTTTTCAGTAATGAAGCATAATCATCTTTTCATATTGAACCTTGGTAAACATCTATACCATATTAtcacagacattaaaaaaaataaatggccaaaaataatgaaaaggaCTGGGAGCAGTTGGGACAGTGCCCATAATAAATGTGTAATGTGCCAACTGTGGAAAATAAACCCCATCACAAAATACCCCTGCCTCTTTGGGACATTTCAAGCTTTTTTTATGATGATTACGGTACCATTAAGAACATTTAGCGAGAGTAGCTCCAGAACTCCCAGTGTGAAAAAGCAACTGGACTGAAGGGAGCAATTTGCTTTACTGCCCAGTTGCCTTTTTCAAACATTTGAGGATTGTAACTGTGTCCCAGATAATGAAGTTTCCCAGAATTCTGGACACTCAATTCTTTACCAGCCAGTCGGGGCTTACAATAGCACTGAAATAGTCACATTGTGGTCAGCAAAAGAAAGACTGGGGGGGGTTGGCCACCCCCTAGTTTTGGTTATTAATTCTTAAATAGCTTGGGCTGACTGTACAAATTGGGAAAAAGGTCAGCCTTCTCTTTAATGTGGGTCTAAtaaattaaagttatttatttatttatttatttatttattgtgttacTAGGGCCTCATGCACAAACTCACTTGCCTAAccaacattttactcaaatctatAGATGAAGCCagacatagagggagaaataCCAAAATGCCACAGCACAGGAGTTTCCCCTAGTGCTATCATAACATTTCATATGATGTCAGAACTATATCTTAGGTCAGTGTGTGGCAAGACACACACCTTATCCAGTATTCTATGTCTCCAGCCTGGAATGATTCTTTTCCCAACACACTCACCAacgtttttccctcttctctgtaAACAGATCCTGCTACAGTGCAAGTTCAATTATTTAGTCCATGACAATAATGAATTAGGAGGCCCAAACGGTCTTCCTTGCAACTTGAAGTTTTCAGCAGTGTTTCCAGTTCCAGTGCCTGTAagggcagagataaatggaaCTTTTTTATTTCACAATAAACATTACTGTGTGTTGCTGGCCTCACTTTTCTAGAAGGATATAAATGGGGACTTTAATTTGTTTGTAGTTACTATATtctccttttcaatttttcattGCCTAAGATCTGCACATGATCTGTATAACCAAAGAGGAAAGAGACTGGGCAGCTTTCCAAACTCTTGCCTGACAGCTAAATCAAAAGCACTGTGGTGTTGCACAGCGAGCTCACAGCGGGGAAAACTGGGGTCTAGCCCTGGCTTTGCCAATTAACGGGTTTTGTTTCTCAGGGTGAGCTGATTAACCTCTCTGGGCCTGTCTCCACAGCTGTGGGGATTTGAGGATCAAGTGGGATAATACATGGAAAAGGGCTAGGGGAAATACACTAACCATAGAAGTACAAGGTGTTAAGTTTATATTTTTTCAACTTTAGGGACATGTTCTTGGATAGTTAGGGGGGGGATTTATTCACTATGTAAAGTCTACGTTTATTGTTTCAAGCAGAGGACTGCAGAGACTTCGCCAGTAGCACCCAGATTTCTGAAATTATCTTCTCCATTTTTAGAATCTTGCATAACTAGAAGGTGGTGCATAATTGTCTCAGTAACCTACTCTACTTCCATTTAACCATAAATCCACAGTGCCCGCTGACAGATGACAGTGACATTACATTCCCAGAATCCACCAAAAATAATACTTTGAAAATACTAGCCAGGAATTTATAGAgaagagagtgaaggagaagaATCACATGCAGTGGGCTttatgaggaagagaagaaggaacacAATCTAGACTGTTCTTCGATGGTATGGAAGCATAATAGCACAGAGTCCATAATCTACTCAAGCTAAACTCAGGCAAACTTGAAACACCAATCAAGTTTGCTTTGAGAGAATTTGGACGGAGTGTCACTTTTTATTCCCTTCTGTGTGGTGTTGGCCATCAAACCCAATACTTCACACATATAAGTCATGTGTTCTAATGTTCAGCCACATTTCCAAGCCCATTAAAAGTTTTGTATTATGAATGTGTAAACAGGTGTACGGTAACTCATTAATCCCacctgataaataaaaaaattccttaacaaaaaaaaaaaagacaaacagaaactagCCTCTTAACCTCAACTACTTAGTAGTTATGTACATGTGGAAAATATGTCTACAATGTTTTCTAATAAAGTGCACAAACATatacaaatgcaaataaatatgACTTATCTATATCAAAAAGTTTCGTATAAGAGAGAACAAAGCATCACTCATtttgtcttgttgttgtcatgtggtgccagggatcgaacccaagACCCCACACATGGAGTGCAGGCATTTTAAAGTTGAATCACCTCCCCAGTCTCTACAGTCTCTTTCAATATGCAACATAACCTATAGCCTTCTTAGGAAAACAAACTGTATAGTTAAGGTGACTTCTCTTTCCATGCCAGGTCTTAGAACACAGGATCAGGTAACCCTGACTGCCTTGCTTCAGCTGTATTCTAAGAGAAAGAAGGATCTTGATAATAACTGTTTTCTGGGCCTTGCCCATTGAAAAATTATATAGTCAGAGCATACAGGGAGATATTTCATATACAGTTATTTTTAATTGTAAATtacccacaacaacaaaaaaatctgccatttttaaaaatgtacagtACTATTAAATACATTCGTTATGCCACAGTGCTCTCTTAAGACAAGCTGttaaattactttattatttaaagtatttatttatgaaagagagagaacaagaaagagagataccccaGAACATCATTACAGACTACAATGCTAGAGACCAAACTCAAGACCCCATGCACACAAGTCCTATATTCTACCattaagccacctccctggcctaaACATGAACATGGCAGGACTTAATAATTGCTTCAGATGACTCTCCTCCAAGGCCTTTCATATTTTAGAATATGATAACTCAGGATAATCTAAAGGTGAAACTTAAGGAAATACTCTAGATATTGAGTGGCAAGAATGCAGCATAAATTTGTTGCATTTCTGCATATATGACCCACAATGTGTCCATTCACAAAACCAACTCACATAATGGGAGCGTtgtcctttgcttctttttaggATCTAGGCGTTATCT from Erinaceus europaeus chromosome X, mEriEur2.1, whole genome shotgun sequence includes the following:
- the KCNE5 gene encoding potassium voltage-gated channel subfamily E regulatory beta subunit 5; translation: MNCSESQRLRTLLSRLLLELHHRGNASGLGAGPGPSMGLGVVPDPFVGREVTSAKGDDAYLYILLIMVFYACLAGGLILAYTRSRKHVEAKDEPSHACAEHEWVPGGTPADAETAAGSPAEGRRQLASGGLPAPLHGIEGV